One window of the Oncorhynchus gorbuscha isolate QuinsamMale2020 ecotype Even-year linkage group LG17, OgorEven_v1.0, whole genome shotgun sequence genome contains the following:
- the LOC124001947 gene encoding dnaJ homolog subfamily C member 5B-like has protein sequence MAEPNQGPQRKMSTTGDSLYNILELEKGASAAEIKKAYRKLALRNHPDKNPDNPEAAEKFKEINNANSILNDETKRKVYDEYGSMGLYVAEQFGDESVKYYFLIHKCWFKTLMVCCGIFTLCCCCCCCFFCCGRCKPLKEEHGYVDPDDLEAQIRAEQDRGEQEPIVIQPHAASNEKTDFDHDQSAAKPL, from the exons ATGGCGGAACCAAACCAAGGGCCTCAACGTAAGATGTCCACCACAGGTGACAGTCTGTACAATATACTTGAACTGGAGAAGGGAGCATCCGCAGCAGAAATAAAGAAGGCATACAG GAAACTAGCACTGAGGAATCATCCTGACAAGAATCCAGACAATCCAGAGGCAGCTGAGAAGTTTAAAGAGATCAACAATGCCAACTCCATCCTCAACGACGAGACCAAGAGGAAGGTCTACGATGAGTACGGCTCCATGGGCCTCTATGTGGCCGAGCAGTTTGGAGACGAGAGCGTTAAATATTACTTCCTCATTCACAAGTGCTGGTTTAAG ACCCTGATGGTGTGCTGTGGGATCTTCAccctctgctgctgctgttgctgctgcttttTCTGCTGTGGCAGGTGCAAGCCACTGAAGGAGGAGCACGGATACGTAGACCCAGACGACCTGGAGGCTCAGATCAGAGCTGAGCAGGACAGGG GGGAGCAAGAACCCATTGTGATCCAGCCTCATGCTGCTTCTAATGAGAAGACCGATTTTGATCACGACCAATCTGCAGCCAAACCACTCTGA